Within bacterium, the genomic segment GACGATGCAACCGAGGACCTTGCTCGAATTTTCGATGAACAGGAGTGTTCAAGCCATTTTTTCTTCCGAGGCGGAAAGCCCTCAAGTACCGCCCATTTCCTCATCGAGTGAAATTGGTTGGATACAGCCGGTTGTCTGTAGCCTTTCACCTCCTTTTAATTGTGGTGGCGGTTTGGCCGAGCGCGGTTCGTTGAGGCCCATCGAGCCCCTTCTCCGTCAACGATGAATCCTGCTCGACGGATGGTGGTAAGCGTTAGTAATATTCTCTTTTTACTTCCGTTGCCTCCCAATTATAGTTTTTAATTTCCTCCTCTACTGTGGAATGCACCAGATAATAGATTCCTTCATGATTTCGATCGACGAAAACAAAACTGTGTTGACCGCCTGCGGTGAAATAGCGCCAGATGGCGTAGGACTTGCGTCCGGTCTCCCAGGTGTATTGCTCGATGTCGTCCGGCTTGCCATAGACGACGAACACCCGGCCCATGTCACTGTTCAGTCCGTTCTCCCTTCCTTTAAAATTTTTATTGGCATAGTCGATGCGGCTGAACATGTTTTGCATATACTCGTTCTCCGGTGTCTCCGGACTTTCATCTTTACCACGCCAAAAATTGAGTAAAAAGTTGGTCTTGCCTTCGGGGTCGAGTTCGTCGAACAGTTTGAGCTCGTCGTGGGTGGCGATGTATTTGATTTGGTCCCGGTAGCGTTTGACGTCCTCCGGCGACATGGGCAAAAGCTGAACGGCGAGGGCGGGCTGATGAATCCAAAATTGTTTTGCGCTGACAGCCGACCGGCCGGTCAACGAGTCAAACACCGCCACCGTGATCGTATGGGCGCCGGCCTCCAAACCGCGAACATCCAGCCCGGCCACTCGGGCGCTGAATCGGCCGCTGCGGTCGATTTTTTGCCGGGGCATCAGCATCAGCGTATCACCGGCTTGATCGGTGATGCTGTAGATGACGGAAAGCTTCGCGGCACTGTCCGCTTCCGTCGGCTCAAGGTTGTAAAGTTCGTAATAAAGATAAAGCATGGCGTTGTGATAGCGATACCGCCTGGAGGGATTGGGGATGATAGTAATGTTGCCTTTTTTAAACGTAGAACCGGCCGCGTCCGTTCGGATGCTGATTGCTACCTGGGGTTCACTGACCGACAACTCTTTGGGAAAAGAGGGAACAGAAACCTGCCCGGTGAGGAGGGAAATTTTTTCCGCGTTCATATCGGTCAGCCGGGCCTGCAGCCGATAGACGCCGGCGGGCAAAGACAGAACGAACTGATCCACAACGCCTTTGGTTTCATCGGTCAACGCTGATTTGTTAAAACGCGCTTTTCTTGTATGGGTGTCGGTGAAAACAGAGGCGCCGCTTTGATCCTGCAGGGAGAGTGTCAGCGTAAAAGAAGCCAGGCTGTCGTCGGCTGGACTGGAAAAATTCAACTCTTTGAGCGCGATGGAATAATAGAACTCGATGCGGACCTGATCATCCTGGTTAAAAAAACCTGCATCCAACCAGAAATGAGGGGTCTTTTCACTTACAAGCGGAAAGACGAGGGGCTGACTATGCGCGGGCAAGAACCATCCGGACAGGATGGCGCAAAGTGGGATTAGAATTTTCAAAATGTGCACGAGGTGCCGTTTCATGGATGATCCTCTACAGGGCATAACGCTTTAGGCTGGAAAAATCGATCAGTCGCAGAGATGGATGATTCAGCCGTTTTAAATCCGTAGAGCCCTCCCTGCAAAAACCGACGGTTTTTGTAGGCTATAACCTTAAAAATAAAAAAGCGTTAATCAGCTTATCCCCTCTACTGAATAACGCTTTTCCGTACATGTGTTTTTCCTGTTTGGGCGTGCATCATTATGTTTATTGATGTTAATAAATTTTTCCTGCAAACGCAAGCTAATTTTATTAAAAGCGTAAAAAATCCCTTTCGATATTCATTGATCCTTGTAACAAACCCGGTGGAGGGGGCCTGCAGCCGGTTCAGGCAAACACCCGCCGAATCCGTTCCATTGCCCAATCGACCTCATCCCTGGTGATCACAAGGGGAGGTGCAAAGCGGATGATCCAGTCGTGCGTGTCTTTAGCCAGCACACCCTGCTCCATGAGCTTTTGGCAATAGGTCATGGCATTGGGCCCGTCTTTCTTAAGCACCAGGCCGATCCACAACCCTTTGCCGCGGATAAAGTCGATGTGCGGATGTCGAATCTTGCGCAATTCATCCATGAAATAAGAACCTTGGATTACGGCGTTTTCCGCCAGTTTTTCCTCCACCAGCACGCGCAGCGCTTCACGGGAAACGGCGCAGGCCATTGGATTGCCGCCATAGGTTGAGCCATGGGTCGCATGCTTGAACACGTTCATGATCTCACGGCTGGAAAGCACGGCGGAGACCGGGTACATACCGCCGGAAAGGGCCTTGCCGATGCAGATCAGATCAGGTTTAACCTGTTCATGCGCGCTGGCCAG encodes:
- a CDS encoding GWxTD domain-containing protein, which produces MKRHLVHILKILIPLCAILSGWFLPAHSQPLVFPLVSEKTPHFWLDAGFFNQDDQVRIEFYYSIALKELNFSSPADDSLASFTLTLSLQDQSGASVFTDTHTRKARFNKSALTDETKGVVDQFVLSLPAGVYRLQARLTDMNAEKISLLTGQVSVPSFPKELSVSEPQVAISIRTDAAGSTFKKGNITIIPNPSRRYRYHNAMLYLYYELYNLEPTEADSAAKLSVIYSITDQAGDTLMLMPRQKIDRSGRFSARVAGLDVRGLEAGAHTITVAVFDSLTGRSAVSAKQFWIHQPALAVQLLPMSPEDVKRYRDQIKYIATHDELKLFDELDPEGKTNFLLNFWRGKDESPETPENEYMQNMFSRIDYANKNFKGRENGLNSDMGRVFVVYGKPDDIEQYTWETGRKSYAIWRYFTAGGQHSFVFVDRNHEGIYYLVHSTVEEEIKNYNWEATEVKREYY